GCGTGATGGGGTATACCCCGAACGATAGCGTGCAGCGCATAAATCATCAAATGGGATGGCAGGCGTACGGCCGGAAATCAGATCGCTCAACAACTGGCCAGATCCACAAGCCATTGTCCAGCCCAGCGTGCCGTGTCCGGTGTTGGTCCATAAATTCTTAAATGGCGTGCGGCCGACAATCGGTGTGCCGTCAGGTGTCATCGGACGCAGTCCGGTCCAGAATGTGGCCTGTTCGATAAAACCACCACGGGGGAAGAGATCGCCGACAACCATTTCCAGCGTTTCACGACGCGGTTGTAGCAGCTCAGTGTTAAAGCCCACGATTTCCGCCATACCGCCCACACGAATGCGGTTATCAAAGCGGGTGATCGCAATTTTGTAGGTTTCATCCAGAATGGTGGAGACCGGTGCGCCGCTCTCTTCTTTCACCGGAAGTGTGAGGGAGTAGCCTTTCAGGGGGTAAACCGGGATATCCAGAAGACCTTTCAACATCGCAGTAGAGTAGGAACCGAATGCCATCACATAGGCGTCAGCTTTGATCACCTCATCGCCACACTTCACACCGTAGATGTTTTCACCTTCCGCGAGCAGCTTATCAACGGAAGTGTTGTAGCGGAATTTTACACCCACCTGCTCACACATCTTCGCCAGACGCTGAGTGAAAAGCTGGCAATCGCCCGTCTCATCATTCGGCAAACGCAACCCTCCCGTCAGCTTATGTGCTACTTCAGCCAGCGCCGGTTCAACCTGCGCCAGCCTGCTGGCCTCAAGCAGCTGATAAGGGACGCCAGCGTCTTCGAGTACAGCGATATCGCGAGTGGCGTTTTCAAACTGCTGTTCAGTACGGAATAGCTGCAATGTACCGCCCTGCCGGCCTTCATACTCGATACCGGTTGTGGCGCGCAACGCTTTCAG
This sequence is a window from Enterobacter sp. RHBSTW-00994. Protein-coding genes within it:
- a CDS encoding D-amino acid dehydrogenase; translation: MRVVILGSGVVGVTSAWYLSQAGHEVTVIDREPGAALETSAANAGQISPGYAAPWAAPGVPLKAIKWMFQRHAPLAISLDGTQFQLKWMWQMLRNCDTRHYMENKGRMVRLAEYSRDCLKALRATTGIEYEGRQGGTLQLFRTEQQFENATRDIAVLEDAGVPYQLLEASRLAQVEPALAEVAHKLTGGLRLPNDETGDCQLFTQRLAKMCEQVGVKFRYNTSVDKLLAEGENIYGVKCGDEVIKADAYVMAFGSYSTAMLKGLLDIPVYPLKGYSLTLPVKEESGAPVSTILDETYKIAITRFDNRIRVGGMAEIVGFNTELLQPRRETLEMVVGDLFPRGGFIEQATFWTGLRPMTPDGTPIVGRTPFKNLWTNTGHGTLGWTMACGSGQLLSDLISGRTPAIPFDDLCAARYRSGYTPSRPQHLHGAHN